In bacterium, the genomic window CTGGATGTGCTTCAGGCCCAGGTCGACCTGACCGGTTCCCGGTTTGCCCTGATCCGGTATGAGGTGAACTTTGAGATCGCCCATGCGCGGATTCGCCAAGTCCTCGGCTCGCAGGATCTTGAGTCCTCGCTGCAAAATGATCAAGGGGGTCGGAAGAAGTGAAATTGCAGGGCGGGAAAAAAGTCGCAGGCGTTGGCATCGCCCTAATTCTCATGGGTTTTGCCGTGTACCGATGGTTCTGGTATCGCCCGCCGGTGCCGGTGATCGTGGTGCAGCGGGCGGAGATTCAGGGCAGCGTCCACGGGCCGGGCACGGTGCAATCCAGAGTGCCGGTAACGGTGAGTGCCAAGATAACAGGGATACTTGAGAAGCTCTATGCGGACCAGGGAGACAAAGTAAGAAAGGGCCAGCTCCTTGCTGAACTGGACTCTGCGGAAGCAAGAGCAAGAGAGGCCGCATCCCATGCGGCCAAAAACCGCGCCCTGCGGGACCTCGCCCGCGCGCAGGCGGACCTGGTCAGGTCCAAGGCCAACCTCGTCCTGGCTCAAAGCAATTACCAGAGGGATTTGGAGGTTTTCAAACCTGGCTATATCTCGCCGGCGGCTTTCGACACCACGAAATCCGCTCTCGGGGTGGCCGAGAGCGAGGTTGCCGCCAATGAGGCCATCATCAAGGCGATGCAAGCGGCTGTCGATCAGGCGGATTCCGAAACCCGGGCGGCAAAGGCGTTATTCGGGTATACGCGCATTGCGGCTCCCATGGATGGCGTGATCACTGTGCGCAAGGCGGAAGCGGGAAGCACGGTGTCTCCGGGGACGCCCATTTTTCAGATGGTGAATGACCAGATCTGGGCTGCCTCCTGGATCGATCAGGGCAAGATCGCCCAGCTTCGCGAGGGACAGAAGGCCACGATCAAATTGCGCTCGGGTCGGGTTTTCCGGGGTGAAGTCGTTCGCCTCAACAAGGAGGCGGATACGGTGACCCGGGAACTGGAAGTGGATGTGAAGTTCGAGACGTTGCCAAATCCTCTGGTGATCGGAGAGGAGACCGAAGTCGATATCGATACGGGCGGGCAAACGGGTCCAGCGATTCCTTTATCTGCCGTCGTGGAAAGGAACGGTACCAAAGGAGCGATGGTGGTT contains:
- a CDS encoding efflux RND transporter periplasmic adaptor subunit, with translation MKLQGGKKVAGVGIALILMGFAVYRWFWYRPPVPVIVVQRAEIQGSVHGPGTVQSRVPVTVSAKITGILEKLYADQGDKVRKGQLLAELDSAEARAREAASHAAKNRALRDLARAQADLVRSKANLVLAQSNYQRDLEVFKPGYISPAAFDTTKSALGVAESEVAANEAIIKAMQAAVDQADSETRAAKALFGYTRIAAPMDGVITVRKAEAGSTVSPGTPIFQMVNDQIWAASWIDQGKIAQLREGQKATIKLRSGRVFRGEVVRLNKEADTVTRELEVDVKFETLPNPLVIGEETEVDIDTGGQTGPAIPLSAVVERNGTKGAMVVSNGLATFRPIVPGFQDGQRVAVPEGLKEGDIVILNPVAIEPGTKVRAVSRGR